A single Candidatus Thalassolituus haligoni DNA region contains:
- a CDS encoding Rieske 2Fe-2S domain-containing protein gives MTLTRIQRAAQVAGKSLAGRDTPFIFNEWYVAALSREVSREPLARTILGKTLVFYRKQDGGPVALSNRCAHRSFPLDKGTLVGDHLVCGYHGMRYNELGEVIEVPSQASCGGISIRHYPLVEMGPVIWIWMGQPEQADPATIPEMPMLEDGWVTSEDYMDLKANYVYLHENLLDLTHLSFLHANTFGTPDYARADFDVQISDTRMWLKRYVMPTRLPPVWAKPTRLEGKDAARITTSDFVSPALHIVHAEFYDLALAESERPDQRIKTAHIPTPSTATETHYFVVHGRNFALEEGDVTDFMHQQLMAAFQEDVVGLQQQEILMAAEMDDNYFEISVKSDAASVAMRRYLKRRANEEQGLITTDAPASSAAPTAPAAPATVGNIPVPV, from the coding sequence ATGACTCTGACACGTATTCAGCGTGCTGCCCAAGTGGCAGGAAAAAGCCTGGCCGGGCGTGACACCCCGTTTATTTTTAATGAATGGTACGTTGCCGCCTTGTCTCGGGAAGTCAGTCGCGAGCCGCTGGCTCGCACTATTCTGGGTAAAACCCTGGTGTTTTACCGCAAGCAGGATGGCGGCCCGGTGGCACTCAGTAACCGTTGCGCCCATCGCTCATTCCCTCTCGACAAGGGCACCCTGGTGGGCGATCACCTGGTGTGTGGCTACCACGGTATGCGTTACAACGAGCTGGGCGAGGTGATAGAGGTGCCATCCCAAGCCTCGTGCGGCGGTATTTCCATTCGTCATTATCCACTGGTGGAAATGGGGCCGGTGATCTGGATCTGGATGGGGCAGCCGGAACAGGCAGATCCTGCCACCATCCCGGAGATGCCGATGCTGGAAGACGGCTGGGTCACGTCGGAAGACTATATGGATCTGAAAGCCAACTACGTTTATCTGCATGAGAATTTGCTGGATCTGACCCACCTGAGTTTTTTGCACGCCAACACCTTTGGCACCCCGGATTACGCCCGCGCTGATTTTGACGTCCAGATCTCGGATACCCGCATGTGGCTGAAACGCTACGTCATGCCGACCCGCTTGCCACCGGTCTGGGCCAAACCAACCCGGCTGGAAGGCAAGGATGCGGCGCGAATTACCACCTCGGATTTTGTCTCCCCGGCACTGCATATCGTCCACGCCGAGTTTTACGACCTGGCGCTGGCTGAATCAGAGCGCCCGGATCAACGTATCAAAACGGCGCATATACCGACGCCATCAACCGCGACCGAAACCCATTATTTTGTTGTTCACGGCCGCAACTTTGCGTTGGAGGAAGGCGACGTCACCGACTTTATGCACCAACAGCTGATGGCCGCATTCCAGGAAGACGTGGTGGGCTTGCAGCAACAGGAAATACTGATGGCGGCAGAAATGGACGACAACTATTTCGAAATATCGGTGAAGTCAGACGCAGCCAGTGTCGCCATGCGGCGTTATCTCAAGCGTCGTGCAAACGAGGAGCAGGGCCTGATAACGACAGATGCCCCGGCGTCATCGGCAGCCCCCACGGCTCCCGCAGCACCGGCGACGGTCGGCAATATTCCAGTGCCGGTCTGA
- a CDS encoding 2Fe-2S iron-sulfur cluster-binding protein, giving the protein MSIQIEVTAASGRQQQLKAADGALLMEVLRDQSDGVEGICGGCAACGTCHVHIAPQWLERLPAMPAEEHDLLDALDVRNDQSRLSCQIRLDASLDGLSLIIVPAEC; this is encoded by the coding sequence ATGAGTATCCAGATTGAGGTCACCGCTGCATCAGGTCGCCAGCAACAGCTGAAAGCCGCCGATGGTGCACTGTTGATGGAAGTATTACGGGATCAGAGTGACGGTGTCGAAGGCATTTGTGGTGGCTGTGCCGCGTGTGGAACCTGCCATGTCCATATTGCCCCGCAATGGCTGGAACGGCTGCCAGCCATGCCCGCAGAAGAACATGACCTGCTGGATGCCCTGGACGTGCGTAATGACCAGTCGCGACTGAGCTGCCAGATACGGCTGGATGCCAGCCTTGATGGCCTGTCCCTGATCATTGTGCCGGCCGAGTGCTGA
- a CDS encoding NAD(P)/FAD-dependent oxidoreductase: protein MKKLLIVGGGHATAALLNQLHKQTSNGCSDWQVTVISAESTEAVNRPLLSKDYLSHKVGDDQLPLIASEVRQAMTSTLGLQWLTDCRVISVDRQRHQLQLYNGRQLEWDTLVLATGVRLRQLSLPGGDQPVSEMKGVFYLKTASQSQALRQALQHARQLTVIGGGFIGLEVAATARQQGVAVCVLESGERLLRRVVAAPVSHWFQQMHIEQGVELRLHSSLQHLLADDHGNVRAIQLASGDVLATDLVVVGIGVEPETGLAQSAGLACDNGILVNEQCQTSDPDIFAAGDGANRRHPLYQQRLRLESVENATHQGQLIAAMLTQSPLPPAAVPWFWSTQYDARLQIAGLSQGYDQLITRQAEGKPGISWLYLRQGRLLACDAVNRPADFLQAKKLISSGQSLDPLQAANAAIPLGQCVAPVDPNDPNAGNSCTLATAAVAS, encoded by the coding sequence ATGAAAAAATTGCTGATTGTGGGTGGTGGTCATGCTACCGCCGCCTTGCTGAATCAGTTACACAAGCAAACCAGCAATGGCTGCTCCGACTGGCAAGTGACGGTGATCTCCGCCGAGAGCACCGAGGCGGTAAACCGGCCGTTGCTCTCGAAAGATTACCTCAGTCACAAGGTCGGTGACGATCAGCTGCCACTGATCGCCAGTGAGGTACGCCAAGCCATGACGAGCACCCTGGGTCTGCAATGGCTTACTGACTGTCGTGTGATCTCGGTCGACCGTCAGAGGCATCAACTGCAGCTGTATAACGGCCGTCAGCTTGAGTGGGATACGCTGGTGTTGGCCACCGGTGTCCGTTTGCGCCAGCTTTCTCTGCCGGGTGGTGATCAGCCAGTCAGTGAGATGAAGGGGGTCTTTTACCTCAAAACCGCGAGCCAGTCGCAGGCTCTGAGGCAAGCGCTGCAACATGCCCGTCAGCTGACGGTGATTGGTGGCGGGTTTATCGGACTGGAAGTAGCGGCAACGGCGCGCCAGCAAGGGGTCGCCGTCTGTGTGCTGGAATCTGGCGAGCGCTTGTTACGTCGGGTGGTGGCTGCTCCGGTCTCCCACTGGTTTCAGCAAATGCACATCGAACAGGGTGTCGAGCTGCGCCTGCACAGCTCGTTACAGCACCTGCTGGCCGACGACCATGGCAACGTACGAGCGATACAGCTGGCGTCTGGGGATGTGCTGGCAACCGATCTGGTGGTGGTCGGGATCGGGGTTGAGCCTGAAACCGGCTTGGCACAGTCTGCCGGGCTGGCATGTGACAACGGCATACTGGTGAATGAACAGTGCCAGACCTCCGATCCAGATATTTTTGCGGCTGGTGATGGGGCCAATCGGCGGCATCCCCTGTATCAACAACGGCTGCGACTGGAGTCGGTAGAAAATGCCACTCATCAGGGTCAGCTTATTGCGGCGATGTTAACGCAGAGTCCGCTACCGCCGGCGGCGGTGCCCTGGTTCTGGTCAACCCAGTACGACGCCCGTTTGCAAATTGCCGGACTGTCGCAGGGTTACGACCAGCTCATCACGCGCCAGGCCGAAGGCAAACCGGGAATCAGTTGGCTGTATTTACGTCAGGGTCGTCTACTGGCCTGTGATGCGGTCAATCGTCCGGCGGATTTTCTGCAGGCAAAAAAACTGATCAGTAGCGGTCAGTCGCTCGACCCGTTACAGGCGGCTAACGCCGCAATACCACTGGGCCAGTGTGTGGCCCCTGTTGACCCTAACGATCCCAACGCCGGCAATTCCTGCACGTTGGCAACCGCTGCGGTGGCTTCCTGA
- a CDS encoding TRAP transporter substrate-binding protein: MRNLIKNIIRTSLLAAITATSLGLAAQTQAEPVIMHVATAGPPGHVQNSIVFPTWAKWIEEATEGRVQVKLEYGLGNQSTFFNLVEDGVADAAWAYHGYVPGRFQLTQVVELPNLGVDAEAASQAYWEVYQKYLAKAGEHDGLALLGLFTHGPGQIHSTRAINHLTDLRGMKIRVGGGIQQTLAERLDVTPIAAPGPKVYELLQQGIVDGVFMPAASQKDFRLAEVAPYLTLLPGGLYMGSFAIFANEEFLDSLEPRDRKAIWAVSGARLSALAGKAWDQSDKNGINMAKDQHVHIQYVAAGGAMVNEYQAMTKGIDTDWLKMANAKGVDAKAALTELRNRARSLQTAQSSAERQQALVAD, encoded by the coding sequence ATGCGCAACCTCATAAAAAACATCATCCGAACCTCGCTACTGGCCGCCATCACGGCCACCTCACTGGGCCTGGCCGCTCAGACACAGGCTGAACCTGTGATCATGCATGTGGCTACTGCCGGGCCGCCAGGGCATGTCCAAAATAGCATCGTATTTCCAACCTGGGCCAAATGGATTGAAGAAGCTACCGAAGGTCGGGTACAGGTCAAACTGGAATACGGCCTTGGTAATCAGTCGACCTTTTTTAATCTGGTCGAAGATGGCGTGGCCGATGCCGCCTGGGCCTATCATGGGTATGTGCCGGGGCGCTTCCAGCTGACCCAGGTCGTCGAGTTACCGAACCTGGGCGTCGATGCCGAAGCCGCTTCACAAGCCTATTGGGAGGTGTATCAGAAATATCTGGCCAAGGCCGGAGAGCATGACGGCCTGGCGCTACTGGGCTTGTTTACCCATGGGCCGGGGCAGATTCACAGCACCCGCGCAATCAATCATCTTACCGATCTGCGGGGGATGAAAATCCGCGTGGGTGGTGGTATTCAGCAAACCCTGGCGGAACGTCTGGACGTCACGCCGATTGCAGCACCCGGCCCCAAAGTATACGAACTGCTGCAACAAGGCATCGTTGATGGTGTCTTTATGCCAGCCGCCAGCCAGAAAGACTTTCGTCTTGCCGAAGTGGCTCCCTACCTGACGTTGCTGCCGGGCGGCTTGTATATGGGCAGTTTTGCGATTTTTGCCAATGAAGAGTTTCTCGATTCGCTGGAGCCTCGGGATCGCAAAGCTATCTGGGCGGTATCCGGGGCACGCCTGTCGGCACTGGCGGGCAAAGCCTGGGATCAATCGGACAAAAATGGCATCAACATGGCCAAGGATCAGCACGTTCATATCCAGTATGTTGCTGCTGGGGGTGCCATGGTGAATGAATATCAAGCCATGACCAAAGGCATAGATACCGACTGGCTGAAGATGGCAAACGCCAAAGGTGTTGATGCCAAGGCGGCTCTGACGGAATTACGCAACCGTGCTCGCAGCCTGCAAACGGCACAATCCAGCGCGGAACGACAACAGGCACTGGTCGCTGACTGA
- a CDS encoding acetoacetate decarboxylase family protein yields MKTGVRYRMPVVFGPSVSPRQHPDGRPWKIEETGTMTLETASVRYRTDAEKLKALLPPGFELRGEPVITLNYSWFKDLYWLAGRGYGVVMPTFPVTYYGKDETLEGNFNPCIWEGNPDAIMTGREEMGFAKLFADIPATVWQENEGTLSGEASWYGHTFFELNLSGMKEVGGKPNQSIIGNPNIWFKYIPKTAVNGTGGGDVAYATTNAPAADPAAFSRPALEISNYRRWTAEHVDIKWHRATFEQLPLTAHIVNKLADLEILEVIDVEVSSFSMPGIGISADELRAIEPKDENSVSILHPSTAE; encoded by the coding sequence ATGAAAACTGGAGTAAGGTATCGCATGCCGGTTGTGTTTGGCCCATCAGTTAGCCCACGTCAACATCCGGATGGCAGACCATGGAAAATTGAAGAAACCGGCACCATGACACTTGAAACGGCCTCTGTTCGTTACCGTACAGATGCCGAAAAACTTAAAGCATTATTACCTCCTGGTTTTGAACTGCGTGGCGAACCGGTTATTACGCTTAATTACAGCTGGTTCAAGGATTTATACTGGCTGGCAGGACGTGGATACGGCGTAGTCATGCCAACCTTCCCAGTTACCTATTATGGTAAAGACGAAACTCTGGAAGGAAACTTCAACCCCTGCATCTGGGAAGGAAATCCCGACGCGATCATGACGGGGCGCGAAGAAATGGGCTTTGCCAAACTGTTCGCCGATATTCCAGCAACCGTTTGGCAAGAAAACGAAGGCACATTGTCAGGTGAAGCCTCCTGGTATGGACATACGTTCTTTGAACTGAATTTGAGTGGTATGAAAGAAGTCGGAGGCAAACCCAATCAGTCCATTATTGGCAACCCCAATATCTGGTTTAAATATATTCCCAAAACTGCCGTAAACGGAACTGGTGGCGGTGATGTTGCCTATGCCACCACCAATGCGCCAGCAGCCGATCCAGCAGCATTTTCTCGCCCGGCTTTGGAAATCAGCAATTATCGTCGCTGGACTGCTGAACACGTCGATATCAAATGGCATCGTGCAACATTTGAACAACTGCCACTGACCGCTCATATTGTTAACAAGCTGGCAGACCTTGAAATCCTTGAAGTGATTGATGTTGAAGTCAGCAGTTTTTCAATGCCCGGCATCGGTATTTCTGCAGATGAACTGCGTGCCATTGAGCCTAAAGATGAAAACAGTGTGAGTATTTTGCATCCCAGTACTGCCGAATAA
- a CDS encoding aldehyde dehydrogenase, which produces MQTTQLLINGEYLDAAQGKTYDCIDPITEQPASRAAAASSKDAIAAANAAAAAFTDWALTGPGTRRSILMKAADILEARSQEFVAAMQAETGSSAVWAGFNCHLAAGHMREAAAMTTSITGDVIPSDKAGSFAMSVKEPIGVCLCIAPWNAPVILGVRAIAMPLACGNTVIFKASELCPKTHALIADVLVEAGLPAGVINVITNAPQDAAEIVRTLIEQPCVRHVNFTGSTRVGRIIAEQCARHLKRHVLELGGKAPLLVLEDADLDAAVSAAAFGAFMNQGQICMSTERLIVDNRIADEFVQRLKTKVETLQAGNPREGNFPLGAMISADAARRVKNMVDEAVSKGAVKITGGQVQGAIMQPTIVDHVTPEIALYRDESFGPVVSVIRVNSEDEAITVANDTDYGLSAAVFSRDISRAMAVARRIHSGICHINGSTVHDEGQMPFGGVKDSGYGRFGGKAGISEFTETRWLTIQSGTPHYPI; this is translated from the coding sequence ATGCAAACCACCCAACTCCTGATTAATGGCGAATATCTTGATGCCGCACAGGGAAAAACCTACGACTGCATTGACCCGATAACAGAGCAACCCGCCAGCCGGGCTGCTGCTGCCAGCAGCAAGGACGCCATTGCTGCAGCAAACGCTGCAGCGGCCGCCTTTACCGACTGGGCCTTGACCGGCCCCGGTACCCGCCGCAGCATTCTGATGAAAGCGGCCGATATTCTGGAAGCCCGCAGCCAGGAGTTTGTTGCCGCCATGCAGGCAGAAACAGGTTCATCAGCGGTCTGGGCCGGGTTTAATTGCCATCTGGCAGCCGGACATATGCGTGAAGCTGCCGCGATGACCACATCCATTACCGGTGATGTTATTCCTTCCGACAAGGCCGGCAGTTTTGCCATGTCGGTAAAAGAACCTATTGGTGTTTGCCTCTGTATCGCCCCCTGGAATGCCCCGGTTATTCTGGGTGTGCGGGCCATTGCCATGCCGCTGGCCTGTGGTAATACCGTGATTTTCAAGGCATCGGAACTCTGCCCAAAAACCCATGCCCTGATCGCCGACGTGCTGGTCGAAGCCGGTTTGCCTGCCGGGGTTATCAATGTGATCACCAATGCGCCACAGGATGCCGCCGAGATTGTACGCACCCTGATTGAACAGCCGTGTGTACGACATGTGAACTTTACCGGCTCTACCCGGGTTGGCCGCATTATTGCCGAACAGTGTGCCCGTCACCTCAAACGTCATGTACTGGAACTGGGTGGCAAGGCCCCTCTGCTGGTACTGGAAGATGCCGATCTGGATGCCGCCGTGAGTGCCGCCGCCTTTGGTGCCTTTATGAATCAGGGGCAGATTTGCATGTCGACAGAGCGTCTGATTGTGGATAACCGCATCGCGGACGAGTTTGTCCAGCGCTTGAAAACCAAGGTTGAAACACTTCAGGCTGGTAACCCTCGCGAAGGCAATTTCCCACTGGGTGCCATGATCAGTGCCGACGCCGCCCGCCGGGTCAAAAATATGGTCGATGAGGCGGTATCAAAGGGAGCGGTCAAGATTACGGGTGGCCAGGTTCAAGGTGCCATCATGCAACCAACAATTGTTGATCACGTTACGCCCGAGATTGCCCTGTACCGTGATGAATCGTTTGGCCCGGTGGTCAGTGTGATTCGTGTTAACAGCGAAGACGAAGCCATTACCGTCGCCAACGACACCGACTACGGTCTTTCTGCCGCCGTATTCAGCCGCGACATCAGCCGTGCCATGGCAGTCGCCCGCCGTATTCATTCCGGTATTTGTCATATCAATGGTTCAACGGTACACGACGAAGGACAAATGCCATTTGGCGGCGTCAAGGACAGTGGTTATGGTCGCTTCGGTGGCAAAGCCGGTATTAGCGAGTTTACAGAAACCCGCTGGCTGACGATCCAGAGCGGTACTCCGCATTATCCCATCTGA
- a CDS encoding helix-turn-helix transcriptional regulator, whose product MTTTTPQDRHDEQPEGSMSARVFPASSQTRHLSLRPGFLLYCAAGQITWLPLQQPDPLMIPAGCPAWLMTLDRSCFFHAIHNNPELEQALRILEQPLQIALNEDSKVLASIQNDIGRMQDELSLNAPGSGALLMSLVTLVLVYVWRATGTEALLQQITHDSSRMVQRFQVLLEQNYRQRWTVYQYAEAIDVSTHRLYAGCKRETGMTPAQLIQTRIVREARILLSRSALSIDQISSCLGFKDSSHFSHFFKRHASESPGHYRANHRPSATPKPLEATEFTHWP is encoded by the coding sequence ATGACAACCACCACCCCGCAGGATCGCCACGACGAACAACCGGAAGGTTCGATGTCTGCGCGCGTGTTCCCGGCTTCCAGCCAGACCCGCCACCTCAGTCTCAGGCCCGGATTCTTGCTGTACTGTGCCGCAGGTCAGATAACCTGGCTGCCACTGCAGCAGCCTGATCCACTGATGATTCCAGCCGGGTGCCCGGCCTGGCTGATGACCCTGGACCGCTCCTGTTTCTTCCACGCCATCCACAATAATCCGGAACTGGAACAGGCTTTACGGATACTCGAACAGCCGTTACAGATCGCCCTGAATGAGGATTCAAAGGTACTGGCATCCATTCAGAATGATATTGGCCGAATGCAGGATGAACTGTCACTGAATGCCCCTGGCTCCGGGGCGTTATTAATGTCACTGGTCACCCTGGTACTGGTGTATGTCTGGCGCGCAACCGGCACCGAAGCATTACTGCAACAGATAACCCACGACAGCAGCCGGATGGTTCAGCGCTTTCAGGTACTGCTGGAACAGAATTATCGACAACGCTGGACGGTGTATCAGTATGCTGAAGCCATCGATGTCAGTACCCATCGTCTGTACGCGGGGTGCAAACGTGAAACCGGCATGACCCCGGCGCAATTGATCCAGACGCGAATTGTGCGCGAGGCTCGGATATTGTTAAGCCGATCCGCCTTGAGTATTGACCAGATCTCAAGTTGCCTGGGATTCAAGGACAGTTCTCACTTCAGCCATTTTTTCAAACGCCATGCCAGCGAGTCTCCCGGCCACTATCGAGCCAATCATCGCCCGTCAGCGACACCAAAGCCCCTCGAAGCAACAGAATTTACCCATTGGCCATAA
- the dmpG gene encoding 4-hydroxy-2-oxovalerate aldolase codes for MTINTRITLHDMTLRDGMHPKRHQMSLDHMRSIACGLDEAGVPLIEVTHGDGLGGSSVNYGFPAHTDEEYLATVVPLMKQARISALLLPGIGTVDHLTMAHDLGVSTIRVATHCTEADVSEQHITLARKLEMDTVGFLMMAHMNSAAGLLEQARLMESYGANCIYITDSAGHLLPEGVKERIRMVREGLKPETEIGFHGHHNLAMGVANSIAAIEAGATRIDGAAAGLGAGAGNTPLEVLAAVCDMMSIETGIDLYKLQDVAEDLVVPIMDFPIRIDRDALTLGYAGVYGSFLLFAKRAAAKYGLQARDILVEMGRRGMVGGQEDMIEDTALTLARQRSM; via the coding sequence ATGACCATAAACACTCGTATTACCCTGCACGATATGACCCTGCGTGACGGCATGCACCCAAAACGTCATCAGATGAGCCTGGACCACATGCGCAGCATTGCCTGTGGTCTGGATGAGGCAGGCGTTCCGCTGATTGAAGTCACCCATGGGGATGGCCTTGGGGGCAGCTCGGTAAATTATGGCTTTCCGGCTCACACGGATGAGGAATACCTGGCCACCGTTGTCCCACTGATGAAACAAGCCCGTATTTCCGCTCTGCTGTTGCCCGGTATTGGTACGGTTGATCACCTGACAATGGCCCATGATCTGGGTGTTTCGACGATTCGTGTCGCCACCCACTGCACCGAAGCCGACGTTTCCGAGCAACACATCACTCTTGCGCGCAAGCTGGAAATGGATACCGTCGGTTTTCTGATGATGGCCCACATGAACTCAGCCGCCGGGTTACTGGAGCAAGCGCGATTGATGGAGTCTTATGGTGCCAACTGCATCTACATCACCGACTCAGCGGGTCATTTGCTGCCAGAGGGCGTAAAAGAACGTATTCGTATGGTGCGCGAAGGCCTCAAACCTGAAACCGAAATCGGTTTTCACGGCCATCACAATCTTGCCATGGGGGTTGCCAATTCCATTGCCGCCATTGAAGCTGGAGCCACCCGGATCGACGGCGCTGCCGCCGGGCTTGGAGCCGGGGCCGGTAATACCCCGCTCGAAGTGCTGGCTGCCGTGTGCGATATGATGTCAATTGAAACGGGGATTGACCTGTATAAACTGCAGGATGTCGCCGAAGATCTGGTGGTACCGATTATGGACTTCCCGATTCGTATCGATCGTGATGCCCTGACCCTGGGTTATGCCGGTGTCTATGGTTCTTTCCTGCTGTTCGCCAAACGCGCTGCCGCGAAGTATGGCCTGCAAGCCAGAGATATTCTGGTTGAAATGGGACGCCGGGGAATGGTCGGAGGACAGGAAGACATGATTGAAGACACAGCACTGACACTGGCCCGGCAACGCTCCATGTAA
- a CDS encoding acetaldehyde dehydrogenase (acetylating): MKKIRCAIIGPGNIGTDLLYKLQRSDYLEPVWMVGIDPTSEGLDRARTLGLQTTADGVDGLLPHVVSDNIQIAFDATSAYVHAENSRKLNELGVLMIDLTPAAIGPYCVPPVNLNEHIGSGAMNVNMVTCGGQATIPMVAAISRVQDVDYGEIVATVSSRSVGPGTRKNIDEFTRTTAAAVVKVGRATEGKAIIIINPAEPPLMMRDTVHCLTRETPDQEKIKASVLAMIAEVQRYVPGYRLVNGPVFDGKRVSVFLEVEGLGDFLPTYAGNLDIMTAAACRTAEMFAEALNQSASSAQ; encoded by the coding sequence ATGAAAAAGATTCGTTGCGCCATTATCGGGCCAGGCAATATCGGCACCGATCTGCTCTACAAACTGCAACGCAGTGATTACCTGGAGCCGGTATGGATGGTCGGTATTGACCCAACCTCGGAAGGCCTGGATCGTGCCAGAACACTCGGATTACAGACCACCGCTGACGGTGTTGATGGCCTGCTGCCACATGTTGTCAGCGATAATATCCAGATCGCTTTTGACGCCACCAGTGCTTACGTTCATGCCGAAAACAGTCGCAAACTGAATGAACTGGGGGTACTGATGATTGACCTCACTCCGGCCGCTATTGGCCCCTATTGTGTGCCTCCGGTCAATCTGAATGAGCATATCGGCAGTGGCGCGATGAACGTCAACATGGTGACCTGTGGTGGCCAGGCGACAATCCCGATGGTAGCGGCGATTTCACGGGTTCAGGATGTGGATTACGGCGAAATTGTTGCAACGGTTTCCTCCCGATCAGTAGGCCCCGGCACCCGCAAGAATATCGACGAATTCACCCGCACCACAGCGGCTGCCGTCGTAAAGGTTGGAAGGGCCACCGAAGGCAAGGCCATCATTATTATCAATCCGGCGGAACCGCCGCTGATGATGCGCGACACCGTGCATTGCCTGACCCGTGAAACGCCAGATCAAGAAAAAATCAAAGCCTCTGTTCTTGCCATGATTGCCGAAGTACAGCGCTACGTCCCCGGTTATCGACTCGTGAACGGCCCGGTGTTTGATGGCAAGCGGGTATCGGTATTCCTTGAAGTGGAAGGTCTGGGTGACTTTTTACCCACCTACGCCGGTAACCTCGACATTATGACAGCCGCCGCCTGTCGCACTGCCGAGATGTTTGCTGAAGCCCTCAACCAATCCGCATCCTCAGCCCAATAA
- the dmpE gene encoding 2-oxopent-4-enoate hydratase — translation MTMTPENIHQAAQDLHQAWLSRTTIPPLSKRYSDISMDDAYQIQTLFVDAMKAGKHQVIGKKVGVTSQAVMDLLGVYQPDFGYLLDNMCAQNRQAIQLDTLIQPKAEGEIAFVLKDDLMGPGITNADVLAATRGVMPCFEIVDSRITDWKIAITDTVADNASCGLFVLGDQLTSAEGLDLALAGMVLEKNGQIVATGAGAAALGSPVNAVTWLANTLGQFGIPLKAGEVILSGSLATMVPVQPGDFLKVSIAGLGSCSVCFE, via the coding sequence ATGACCATGACCCCGGAAAACATTCATCAGGCAGCGCAGGATCTGCATCAAGCCTGGTTATCCAGAACCACTATTCCACCACTGTCGAAGCGCTACAGCGACATCAGCATGGACGACGCCTATCAGATCCAGACACTATTTGTTGATGCTATGAAAGCAGGCAAACACCAGGTTATTGGCAAAAAAGTGGGGGTTACCAGCCAGGCAGTGATGGATTTACTGGGTGTTTATCAACCGGATTTTGGTTATTTGCTCGACAACATGTGTGCCCAGAATAGGCAGGCAATCCAGCTCGATACCCTGATTCAACCAAAAGCCGAAGGCGAAATTGCCTTCGTCCTGAAAGACGACCTGATGGGGCCAGGAATTACCAATGCCGATGTGCTGGCGGCCACTCGCGGGGTTATGCCCTGTTTCGAGATTGTTGATTCCCGCATTACTGACTGGAAAATCGCCATCACCGATACCGTCGCCGACAACGCCTCCTGCGGACTGTTTGTCCTCGGCGATCAACTGACCAGCGCAGAAGGGCTGGATCTGGCGCTGGCTGGCATGGTGCTGGAAAAGAATGGCCAGATAGTCGCCACCGGTGCCGGAGCAGCAGCACTGGGTAGCCCGGTTAATGCAGTGACCTGGCTGGCCAATACGCTGGGGCAATTCGGTATTCCTTTGAAAGCCGGGGAAGTCATTCTTTCCGGTTCGCTTGCGACGATGGTGCCAGTGCAGCCCGGCGATTTCCTCAAGGTATCCATTGCCGGACTCGGCAGCTGCTCAGTCTGTTTTGAGTAA